The sequence GACTCCACCGGCTTCTTCTTGGCCGCCATGATGCCCTTGAAGGACGGGTAGCGCGCCTCGCCCGACTGGTCGGTGACGGAGACGACGGCCGGGAGGGAGGCCTCCAGCTGCTCGCTGGCGGCGTCGCCGTCACGGCGGCCCTTGACCGTGCCGTCCTCGACGGAGACCTCGGAGAGCAGGGTGACCTGCGGGACGCCCAGACGCTCGGCGACCAGCGCCGGGACGACGCCCATGGTGCCGTCGGTGGAGGCCATGCCGGAGATGACCAGGTCGAAACCGGCCTTCTCGATCGCCTTGGCGAGCACCAGGGAGGTGCCGATGGCGTCGGTGCCGTGCAGGTCGTCGTCCTCGACGTGGATGGCCTTGTCGGCACCCATCGAGAGGGCCTTGCGGAGCGCGTCCTTGGCGTCCTCGGGGCCGATGGTCAGGACAGTGACCTCGGCGTCGTCCGCGTCGTCCGAGATCTGCAGCGCCTGCTCGACCGCGTACTCGTCCAGTTCGGAGAGCAGACCGTCCACATCGTCGCGGTCGACGGTCAGGTCATCGGCGAAGTGCCGGTCGCCAGTGGCGTCGGGCACGTACTTCACAGTGACAACGATCCTCAAGCTCACGCCGGCTCTCCTACTGCATCGTCATTTCCGGGCTGCCTCTTGCAGGCAGCATAGGCGCCTCAAGCGGCCGATCCCGGTCGGGGCGTCCGCGCGCTCCGACCGAAATATTACTCGTCAGTACACCCAGTTCATGCCCGCTAAGCAAGCGCTTTGAACTGTGACCTTCGCAACGCAGCGTAACCGGAACTCAACGGCTTCGCAGGACGAGCGCGCGTGATCAATCCCGCAGGCCGTTGAAGCGGCCCTGGTGGTACAGCAGGGGTCGTCCGGCCCCCGTGGAGTCGCCGAGGACCACCTCGGCGAGCACGATCCGGTGATCACCGGCCGGGACACGCCCGACGATCCGGCACACCAGCCAGGCCGGCACGTCGTCCAGGACGGGTACGCCTTCCGGGCCCTCCCGCCAAGAGGTGGGCGCGCCGAAGCGGTCGGCCCCGCTGCGGGCGAAGGTGGCGGCCAGGTCGCTCTGGTGCTCGCCGAGTATGTGGATGCCGACGTGCTCGGTCTCGGCGACGGCCGGCCAGCTGGAGGCTCCCGTCCCGATGCCGAAGGAGACGAGCGGGGGGTCGGCGGAGACCGAGGTGAGGGAGGTGGCGGTGAAGCCGACCGGGCCGTGGGAGCCACGCGCGGTGATCACCGCGACACCGGCGGCGTGCCGGCGGAAGGTGGAGCGCAGCAGGTCGGGAGAGGCGAGCTGGAAGGTGCCGAGGTCGGGCGTGGCCGTCATGCCGTTGTCCTTCTGCGAGGCGGGGGATGGGGGTCCCCCGCTCCAGCGGAGCCGAGAGTGGGGGAGGTTCCGTGGCTGCTCAGCAGCTCGGACAGCGCGCGCTCGCGGTGCGGGCCAGGTCCACGTGGACCCGCTCGAAGAGAAGGAGTTCCGTCGGCATACGGTCAGGCTGACGATAGGTGGCGCACACAGTCAAGTTCGTTCCGGGATCTGGGAGATGCCTCACCGTGCGCCCCGGCCCCTCAGACCGCCTCGCCCAGCGCCGCGATCACATCGGCCTTGCGGGGCTGGCCGGTGGCCCGCCGCACCACCCGGCCGTCCGCGTCGAGGACCAGCACGGTGGGCGTCTTGAGGATCTCCAGCTCGCGCACCAGGTCCAGGTGGGCCTCGGCGTCGATCTCGACGTGGGTCACGCCGGGGACCATCAGGGCCACCTCGCCGAGCACCCGCCGGGTGGCTCTGCAGGGTGCGCAGAACGCGCTGGAGAACTGCACGAGCGTGGCCCGCTCGCCCAGTTCGCCGCCCAGCTCGGCCGCTCGGAGCCGCTTGCCGTCGTCCCGCCCGCGCACCCGCATCCTCCCGCTCCGCCGCTTGTGCAGCACTCCGTAGGCGCTCGCCACGGCGAGCACCGCCACGCACACCACCAGTCCGGTCATCATCTGCACAAGCATTCACGAAACTGCAAAGATTCCCGCCTCCCTCAGGGGCGTGGGCTGCGGAATGCTTCGTTCATGGACATCGATGCGAGGGGGCCGCGCTTCGGCGCGGTCCTGACGACGGTCGTGCTGGCGGTGGCGCTGATCACGCGGAGCGCCTGGGTACTTGCCTGGCAGACCCTGGCCTTCGCACTGGGCGCGGCAGGCGGGGTGAGCCGCTCGCCCTACGGGTGGCTGTTCCGGACCCTCGTGCGGCCGCGCCTCGGGCCGCCGACGGAGTTCGAGGCCCCCGAACCGCCGCGGTTCGCGCAGGCGGTGGGGCTGACGTTCGCCGGGCTCGGGCTCGTCGGGTTCACCGTGGGCCCGGCCTGGCTGGGACTCGCGGCGACCGGGGCGGCGCTCGCGGCAGCCTTCCTCAACGCCGCGTTCGGGTACTGCCTGGGGTGCGAGATGTTCCTGCTCCTGAAGAGGGTCACGGTACGCGCGGAATGAAGTGGCTGGGCTTCGAAGAACCGAGGTGGGGCACTAGGCCGACGTGACGAGGATCTCGCCGCCGCGAGGCACCAGGACTGGCTACCTGTCCGTTCTTCGGGCACGATCTGCGAGACGCCGTATACCTACGGCTGCGTAACTTTCCCGCCGGGAACCCCTTTCCCGAGCAGAGCAGAAAGGGTCCACCCCGCCCATGGCAGAGTTGGTCTACCGTCCCGTCATCGGTCTCGCCAAGACGCTGTTCAAGGCCTGGGACCTGAAGATCGACTGCCAGGGGTCGGAGAACATCCCGCACTCGGGCGGCGCCGTGCTGGTGAGCAATCACATCAGCTACCTGGACTTCGTCTTCAACGGCCTGGCGGCCCTGCCGCAGAAGCGCCTGGTGCGCTTCATGGCGAAGGAGTCGGTCTTCCGGCACAAGGTGTCCGGACCGCTGATGCGCGGGATGAAGCACATCCCGGTGGACCGCAAGCAGGGCGACGCGGCCTACGCGCACGCACTGGACTCGCTGCGCTCCGGCGAGGTCGTCGGGGTGTTCCCCGAGGCCACCATCTCGCAGTCCTTCACTCTGAAGAGCTTCAAGTCGGGCGCGGCCCGTCTCGCCCAGGAAGCGGGCGTCCCGCTCGTCCCGATGGCGGTGTGGGGCACGCAGCGACTGTGGACCAAGGGCCATCCGCGCAACTTCAAGCGCAGCCACACCCCGATCGCCATCCGGGTCGGCGAGCCGTTCGAGGCCCCGCGCGACCAGTACGCGGGGGCCATCAGCCGCCGCCTGCGCGAGCGCGTCCAGGAACTCCTCGACGCCGCGCAGCGCTCCTACCCCACGCGCCCCAAGGGCACGGAGGACTCCTGGTGGCTGCCGGCGCACCTCGGCGGCACGGCGCCGACGGTCGAGCAGCTGAAGGCCGCCGAGGCGCGCTGACACCCGGCGGCGGCCCGGCGCACGGCGGTCGATAGGGTTCGCGGTCGTAACGCAAGAGCCTCGCGGGCTCTTGTCGGACGACTGCGCTACGGGGGCGTATCGATGCGGCGCTGGATGAGGGCGGCGATGGCGGTGGCGGCCGTCCTGGCCCTGGGCGGGTGGTTCGCCATGCCGTACGTCAAGGACTGGTGGCTGGTACGCACGGCCTGCGACGGGGCTCTGCCCGCCGGTGCGGTACGTCAACTGGCCGCGCCCGGCGGCCATCTCACCAAGGCGGACGCGGCGTCCCACGAGCGCCTGGGCGACTACATGTGCAGCCTGCGCTTCCAGGGGGACGGGGGCTACAGGCTCGTGGTCCGGATGAACGCCTACACCCGGCGCGACGACCAGGACGGTGTGTTCCTGGACGCCTTTCCGCAAGAGGGGTTCTCCGCCCAGCGGCCGCTGGCCGACGGACTGCCCGGGTTCATGGACGACTTCGGCGACCTCCAGTTCTTGCTGCGGTGCCCGGCCCTGGGCAAGGACGCCGAGGGCAGGCAGCGAAAGCTGCTGGCGAGCGTCACCCTGGGCCGCGCCTCGGCACACACCACCCATGCCGCGTACGAGACCGCCGTCGCCCTCGTCAACTCCGCCTCGCACCGGCTCGGTTGCGGTGCCGGAGCGCTCGCGGTGCCGAAGGGTGACATCGCACCGCCGGATTCGGAGCAGCCACCGGCGGCGATCCCGGTCTCCCGGGCCGGCGACACCGCCTGCGGCTGGGCGACGCGCGCGCGGGTGCCCCATGCCGATCGATGGCGTGTCGCGGTGCTGATGAACAACAAGGCTCCGGCGGGGCGTTGCGACCTGACGACCGGCACCGACGCGGCCTCGCAGGAGATGCGGTTCGCGGCCTGGTACGGCGACTGGAGCAACCGTGTGGTCTCCATCGACGGTGCGCTCCGCTCGATGACGGCGACGGCCCGCTGTGACGGCGAGGCCGCCAACTTCGCCGTCGACGCCTCGGACGGGGTCCCCGGCGTCGGGAAGGCGGAGCGGCGCAGGCTGCTGAGGAGCTTCGCCGAGGACCAGGTCGAGCGGCGCGGCTGCTCGGGGCTGCGGCTGACGGGCTGACCGGCCCGTGGCTCACAAGGTCCCGTAGCGCATCCCCTGCACGTACGCGTCGTCGAGGATCTGCCGGATCACCCGGGCCCTCGCGGCCGGTACCTTCCGGGCCCCGGCCCAGGCGTCCAGCACGGTGAACAGTTGCCCGCGCCCGTCCGCGGGATCGCCGCGCAGCGCCGCGCTGACCG is a genomic window of Streptomyces griseochromogenes containing:
- a CDS encoding DUF4395 domain-containing protein, yielding MDIDARGPRFGAVLTTVVLAVALITRSAWVLAWQTLAFALGAAGGVSRSPYGWLFRTLVRPRLGPPTEFEAPEPPRFAQAVGLTFAGLGLVGFTVGPAWLGLAATGAALAAAFLNAAFGYCLGCEMFLLLKRVTVRAE
- a CDS encoding electron transfer flavoprotein subunit beta/FixA family protein; this translates as MSLRIVVTVKYVPDATGDRHFADDLTVDRDDVDGLLSELDEYAVEQALQISDDADDAEVTVLTIGPEDAKDALRKALSMGADKAIHVEDDDLHGTDAIGTSLVLAKAIEKAGFDLVISGMASTDGTMGVVPALVAERLGVPQVTLLSEVSVEDGTVKGRRDGDAASEQLEASLPAVVSVTDQSGEARYPSFKGIMAAKKKPVESWDLSDLDIEAEEVGLDGAFTKVEAVAERPARTAGTIVKDEGEGGKQLAEFLASQKFI
- a CDS encoding lysophospholipid acyltransferase family protein, which gives rise to MAELVYRPVIGLAKTLFKAWDLKIDCQGSENIPHSGGAVLVSNHISYLDFVFNGLAALPQKRLVRFMAKESVFRHKVSGPLMRGMKHIPVDRKQGDAAYAHALDSLRSGEVVGVFPEATISQSFTLKSFKSGAARLAQEAGVPLVPMAVWGTQRLWTKGHPRNFKRSHTPIAIRVGEPFEAPRDQYAGAISRRLRERVQELLDAAQRSYPTRPKGTEDSWWLPAHLGGTAPTVEQLKAAEAR
- a CDS encoding TlpA family protein disulfide reductase, which encodes MTGLVVCVAVLAVASAYGVLHKRRSGRMRVRGRDDGKRLRAAELGGELGERATLVQFSSAFCAPCRATRRVLGEVALMVPGVTHVEIDAEAHLDLVRELEILKTPTVLVLDADGRVVRRATGQPRKADVIAALGEAV
- a CDS encoding flavin reductase family protein is translated as MTATPDLGTFQLASPDLLRSTFRRHAAGVAVITARGSHGPVGFTATSLTSVSADPPLVSFGIGTGASSWPAVAETEHVGIHILGEHQSDLAATFARSGADRFGAPTSWREGPEGVPVLDDVPAWLVCRIVGRVPAGDHRIVLAEVVLGDSTGAGRPLLYHQGRFNGLRD